The genomic segment ACAATGTCAGGATCACTCTTCGGCTCGGCTTTAGTCGATTCAGTACTGTTCACCCATTGCCGTACCAGCGCCTCAGTCTGGCGGACCGTCAACCCGCGTGCGACAACGTGACGCGCACCATCGACCTGCCGCTCTGCCGGCAGTCCGAGCAGTGCCCGAGCGTGCCCCATTTCAAGATCGCCATGCGACAAGAGCGTCTTGATCTCCTCCGGCAGCGCGATCAGACGCAACAGATTGCTAATGGTGACACGCGATTTACCCACAGCATCGGCAACCTGTTGCTGCGTGAGCTGGAACTCTTGCTGCAGACGCTGCAGGGCTACGGCTTCCTCGATCGGATTGAGGTCCTCACGCTGAATATTCTCGATCAGCGCCATGGCAATCGCCGCCTCATCAGACACGTCGCGCACCAATGCCGGTATTTTCTCGAGACCAGCCTGCTGACTGGCACGCCAGCGACGTTCACCGGCAATAATTTCGTAGCGTCCCGCGCCGACCGAACGAACGACGATCGGTTGCATCACGCCCTGGGTACGAATGGAATGCGCCAGCTCATCGAGGGTCACCGGATCGATATCGCGCCGTGGCTGATATTTGCCCCGTTGAATGATGTCGAGAGGCAACTGCTGCAGCTCTCGCTCATCGAGCTGAACGGCGCTTTCCTGCATTGCCGTCATATTGGCGCCGCCGAGCAGGGCATCCAGTCCGCGTCCTAGGCCTCGTTTTTTGGTCGCCATGAAAATTTCCTTATGCAGTTACGCTGCGGGCGGCGCGGCGCTGACGGCGTGACAACTCGCCGGCCAGCGCCAGATAGGCCAAGGCGCCCTTGGATTGCTTGTCATAGACAAGCGCCGGCATGCCATGACTGGGGGCTTCAGCCAGCCGTACATTGCGGGGAATGACCGTGTCGTAAAGTTTCTCACCGAAGTGCGTTTTAAGCTGTTCGGTGACATCGTTGGTAAGACTGCTGCGTGGATCGTACATGGTGCGCAACAGACCTTCGATCTGCAGCGACGGGTTCAATGCCTGACCGATGCGCTGAATCGAGTTGACCAGATCGGTCAGCCCTTCCAGCGCGTAGTATTCGCACTGCATTGGGATGATCACGCCGTCTGCGGCCGTCAGCGCGTTGATTGTCAGCATCGATAGCGACGGCGGACAATCGATCAAGATGTAATCGTAGTTCTCACGTACCGGCGCAAGCGCCTCGCGCAGGCGATGCTCTTTGGTCGGCAATTTGAGCAGGGCGACTTCTGCGGCAGTCAAATCGCGGTTAGCCGGCAGGAGCTGATAGCCACCGTGCTCGGAAAACTGCATCGCATCGACCAGGCTGCACTCGCCGATGAGTACGTCATAGATCGAATACTCCAGGCTCAACTTATCCACACCGCTGCCTGTTGTGGCATTGCCCTGCGGGTCAAGATCGATAAGCAGAACACGACGGCGAGTCGCTACAAGCGAGGCGGCGAGATTGATGCAGGTGGTAGTCTTGGCGACACCGCCCTTCTGGTTGGCGATGGCAAATACTTTAGCCATGGTCAGTGTCTGTCCGGAGTCATGAAGTGCGGCGCAGTATCAACAGATGGCGTTGCCCTTGGCAACCGGGAACCTTGAGGACAAGGCAGCGCTCCAGTTGAAAATCCGCCGGTAGCGCCTGTAGCTCGTCATCAGGCTGTACGCCTTTCATGGCGAGCCAGTGAGTGTCCAAATTTCCCAGATGGCGCGTCCAATCAGCGAAATCGCTTAGTGAGCTGAATGCTCGCGAAGTAATACCGGTATATGGATGTTCGGGTCTGAACTGCTCGACGCGGCTGTGGACAACTTCAAGGTTGGCAAGTTTCAGCTCAAGCTTGACCTGGGTAAGAAAGCGGGTCTTCTTGCCGTTCGAGTCGAGCAGCGTAAAGGTGCGCTCGGGAAACAGGATGGCCAGCGGAATGCCGGGCATCCCGCCGCCGCTGCCCACATCCAGCCAACGCGAACCATGGTGCGCCACATACGGAGCGACACTGAGGCTATCGAGCAGATGACGCGAGACCATTTCTGCCGGATCGCGCACAGCAGTCAGGTTGTAGGCTTTGTTCCACTTGTTCAGCAACGCCAGATAGGCGAGCAACTGAGCTTGCTGGATTTCGCTAAGGTGTATATCCAGCACGCACGCGCCTTGCTTGAGTTCCCCGGCGTAGCGCGCGTATTCATCGTCCATCAAGCGCTTTGCT from the Stutzerimonas stutzeri genome contains:
- a CDS encoding ParB/RepB/Spo0J family partition protein encodes the protein MATKKRGLGRGLDALLGGANMTAMQESAVQLDERELQQLPLDIIQRGKYQPRRDIDPVTLDELAHSIRTQGVMQPIVVRSVGAGRYEIIAGERRWRASQQAGLEKIPALVRDVSDEAAIAMALIENIQREDLNPIEEAVALQRLQQEFQLTQQQVADAVGKSRVTISNLLRLIALPEEIKTLLSHGDLEMGHARALLGLPAERQVDGARHVVARGLTVRQTEALVRQWVNSTESTKAEPKSDPDIVRLEQRLAERLGSPVQIKHGEKGKGQLVIRYNSLDELQGVLAHIR
- a CDS encoding ParA family protein, which codes for MAKVFAIANQKGGVAKTTTCINLAASLVATRRRVLLIDLDPQGNATTGSGVDKLSLEYSIYDVLIGECSLVDAMQFSEHGGYQLLPANRDLTAAEVALLKLPTKEHRLREALAPVRENYDYILIDCPPSLSMLTINALTAADGVIIPMQCEYYALEGLTDLVNSIQRIGQALNPSLQIEGLLRTMYDPRSSLTNDVTEQLKTHFGEKLYDTVIPRNVRLAEAPSHGMPALVYDKQSKGALAYLALAGELSRRQRRAARSVTA
- the rsmG gene encoding 16S rRNA (guanine(527)-N(7))-methyltransferase RsmG; its protein translation is MDDEYARYAGELKQGACVLDIHLSEIQQAQLLAYLALLNKWNKAYNLTAVRDPAEMVSRHLLDSLSVAPYVAHHGSRWLDVGSGGGMPGIPLAILFPERTFTLLDSNGKKTRFLTQVKLELKLANLEVVHSRVEQFRPEHPYTGITSRAFSSLSDFADWTRHLGNLDTHWLAMKGVQPDDELQALPADFQLERCLVLKVPGCQGQRHLLILRRTS